One segment of Desmodus rotundus isolate HL8 chromosome 6, HLdesRot8A.1, whole genome shotgun sequence DNA contains the following:
- the TPD52L2 gene encoding tumor protein D54 isoform X4, translating into MDSAGQDINLNSPNKGLLPDAMMDVPVDAAGATQTPAAEGLTEAEEEELRAELSKVEEEIITLRQVLAAKERHCGELRRKLGLSALEGLKQNLTRSWHDMQGSPAYVRTTEILGEWNERVTQSDLYKKTQETLSQAGQKTSAALSTMGSAISRKLGDMRNSATFKSLEDRVGTIKSKVVGGRENGSDGLPSPAGSGDQPMPGHTPF; encoded by the exons ATGGACTCTGCTGGCCAAG ATATCAACCTGAATTCTCCTAACAAAGGTCTGCTGCCTGACGCCATGATGGACGTCCCTGTTGATGCGGCGGGGGCCACCCAGACGCCTGCTGCTGAGGGTCTGACGGaagcggaggaggaggagctcaGGGCCGAGCTCTCAAAG GTGGAAGAGGAGATCATCACTCTGCGCCAGgtgctggcagccaaggaaaggcACTGTGGAGAGCTGAGGCGGAAGCTGGGCCTGTCAGCCCTGGAGGGCCTGAAGCAGAACCTGACTCGCAGCTGGCACGACATGCAGGGCTCTCCCGC CTATGTGAGGACTACTGAGATACTCGGAGAGTGGAATGAGAGAGTGACCCAGTCGGACCT CTACAAGAAGACTCAGGAAACGCTCTCTCAGGCAGGACAGAAGACTTCAGCTGCCCTGTCCACCATGGGCTCTGCCATCAGCCGGAAGCTCGGGGACATGCG gaACTCTGCCACCTTCAAGTCACTCGAAGACCGAGTTGGGACCATAAAG TCCAAGGTGGTGGGTGGCAGAGAGAATGGCAGTGACGGCCTTCCCTCCCCGGCTGGGAGTGGCGACCAGCCCATGCCCGGTCACACGCCCTTCTAA
- the TPD52L2 gene encoding tumor protein D54 isoform X2: MDSAGQDINLNSPNKGLLPDAMMDVPVDAAGATQTPAAEGLTEAEEEELRAELSKVEEEIITLRQVLAAKERHCGELRRKLGLSALEGLKQNLTRSWHDMQGSPAYVRTTEILGEWNERVTQSDLYKKTQETLSQAGQKTSAALSTMGSAISRKLGDMRARPFPHSFRNSATFKSLEDRVGTIKSKVVGGRENGSDGLPSPAGSGDQPMPGHTPF, encoded by the exons ATGGACTCTGCTGGCCAAG ATATCAACCTGAATTCTCCTAACAAAGGTCTGCTGCCTGACGCCATGATGGACGTCCCTGTTGATGCGGCGGGGGCCACCCAGACGCCTGCTGCTGAGGGTCTGACGGaagcggaggaggaggagctcaGGGCCGAGCTCTCAAAG GTGGAAGAGGAGATCATCACTCTGCGCCAGgtgctggcagccaaggaaaggcACTGTGGAGAGCTGAGGCGGAAGCTGGGCCTGTCAGCCCTGGAGGGCCTGAAGCAGAACCTGACTCGCAGCTGGCACGACATGCAGGGCTCTCCCGC CTATGTGAGGACTACTGAGATACTCGGAGAGTGGAATGAGAGAGTGACCCAGTCGGACCT CTACAAGAAGACTCAGGAAACGCTCTCTCAGGCAGGACAGAAGACTTCAGCTGCCCTGTCCACCATGGGCTCTGCCATCAGCCGGAAGCTCGGGGACATGCG ggcccgtCCGTTCCCTCACTCCTTTAG gaACTCTGCCACCTTCAAGTCACTCGAAGACCGAGTTGGGACCATAAAG TCCAAGGTGGTGGGTGGCAGAGAGAATGGCAGTGACGGCCTTCCCTCCCCGGCTGGGAGTGGCGACCAGCCCATGCCCGGTCACACGCCCTTCTAA
- the TPD52L2 gene encoding tumor protein D54 isoform X1, translating into MDSAGQDINLNSPNKGLLPDAMMDVPVDAAGATQTPAAEGLTEAEEEELRAELSKVEEEIITLRQVLAAKERHCGELRRKLGLSALEGLKQNLTRSWHDMQGSPAYVRTTEILGEWNERVTQSDLYKKTQETLSQAGQKTSAALSTMGSAISRKLGDMRARPFPHSFSSYSIRHSISMPAMRNSATFKSLEDRVGTIKSKVVGGRENGSDGLPSPAGSGDQPMPGHTPF; encoded by the exons ATGGACTCTGCTGGCCAAG ATATCAACCTGAATTCTCCTAACAAAGGTCTGCTGCCTGACGCCATGATGGACGTCCCTGTTGATGCGGCGGGGGCCACCCAGACGCCTGCTGCTGAGGGTCTGACGGaagcggaggaggaggagctcaGGGCCGAGCTCTCAAAG GTGGAAGAGGAGATCATCACTCTGCGCCAGgtgctggcagccaaggaaaggcACTGTGGAGAGCTGAGGCGGAAGCTGGGCCTGTCAGCCCTGGAGGGCCTGAAGCAGAACCTGACTCGCAGCTGGCACGACATGCAGGGCTCTCCCGC CTATGTGAGGACTACTGAGATACTCGGAGAGTGGAATGAGAGAGTGACCCAGTCGGACCT CTACAAGAAGACTCAGGAAACGCTCTCTCAGGCAGGACAGAAGACTTCAGCTGCCCTGTCCACCATGGGCTCTGCCATCAGCCGGAAGCTCGGGGACATGCG ggcccgtCCGTTCCCTCACTCCTTTAG CAGCTACTCCATCCGCCACTCAATAAGTATGCCGGCCATGAG gaACTCTGCCACCTTCAAGTCACTCGAAGACCGAGTTGGGACCATAAAG TCCAAGGTGGTGGGTGGCAGAGAGAATGGCAGTGACGGCCTTCCCTCCCCGGCTGGGAGTGGCGACCAGCCCATGCCCGGTCACACGCCCTTCTAA
- the TPD52L2 gene encoding tumor protein D54 isoform X6 produces MDSAGQDINLNSPNKGLLPDAMMDVPVDAAGATQTPAAEGLTEAEEEELRAELSKVEEEIITLRQVLAAKERHCGELRRKLGLSALEGLKQNLTRSWHDMQGSPAYKKTQETLSQAGQKTSAALSTMGSAISRKLGDMRNSATFKSLEDRVGTIKSKVVGGRENGSDGLPSPAGSGDQPMPGHTPF; encoded by the exons ATGGACTCTGCTGGCCAAG ATATCAACCTGAATTCTCCTAACAAAGGTCTGCTGCCTGACGCCATGATGGACGTCCCTGTTGATGCGGCGGGGGCCACCCAGACGCCTGCTGCTGAGGGTCTGACGGaagcggaggaggaggagctcaGGGCCGAGCTCTCAAAG GTGGAAGAGGAGATCATCACTCTGCGCCAGgtgctggcagccaaggaaaggcACTGTGGAGAGCTGAGGCGGAAGCTGGGCCTGTCAGCCCTGGAGGGCCTGAAGCAGAACCTGACTCGCAGCTGGCACGACATGCAGGGCTCTCCCGC CTACAAGAAGACTCAGGAAACGCTCTCTCAGGCAGGACAGAAGACTTCAGCTGCCCTGTCCACCATGGGCTCTGCCATCAGCCGGAAGCTCGGGGACATGCG gaACTCTGCCACCTTCAAGTCACTCGAAGACCGAGTTGGGACCATAAAG TCCAAGGTGGTGGGTGGCAGAGAGAATGGCAGTGACGGCCTTCCCTCCCCGGCTGGGAGTGGCGACCAGCCCATGCCCGGTCACACGCCCTTCTAA
- the TPD52L2 gene encoding tumor protein D54 isoform X5, which produces MDSAGQDINLNSPNKGLLPDAMMDVPVDAAGATQTPAAEGLTEAEEEELRAELSKVEEEIITLRQVLAAKERHCGELRRKLGLSALEGLKQNLTRSWHDMQGSPAYKKTQETLSQAGQKTSAALSTMGSAISRKLGDMRARPFPHSFRNSATFKSLEDRVGTIKSKVVGGRENGSDGLPSPAGSGDQPMPGHTPF; this is translated from the exons ATGGACTCTGCTGGCCAAG ATATCAACCTGAATTCTCCTAACAAAGGTCTGCTGCCTGACGCCATGATGGACGTCCCTGTTGATGCGGCGGGGGCCACCCAGACGCCTGCTGCTGAGGGTCTGACGGaagcggaggaggaggagctcaGGGCCGAGCTCTCAAAG GTGGAAGAGGAGATCATCACTCTGCGCCAGgtgctggcagccaaggaaaggcACTGTGGAGAGCTGAGGCGGAAGCTGGGCCTGTCAGCCCTGGAGGGCCTGAAGCAGAACCTGACTCGCAGCTGGCACGACATGCAGGGCTCTCCCGC CTACAAGAAGACTCAGGAAACGCTCTCTCAGGCAGGACAGAAGACTTCAGCTGCCCTGTCCACCATGGGCTCTGCCATCAGCCGGAAGCTCGGGGACATGCG ggcccgtCCGTTCCCTCACTCCTTTAG gaACTCTGCCACCTTCAAGTCACTCGAAGACCGAGTTGGGACCATAAAG TCCAAGGTGGTGGGTGGCAGAGAGAATGGCAGTGACGGCCTTCCCTCCCCGGCTGGGAGTGGCGACCAGCCCATGCCCGGTCACACGCCCTTCTAA
- the TPD52L2 gene encoding tumor protein D54 isoform X3 — protein sequence MDSAGQDINLNSPNKGLLPDAMMDVPVDAAGATQTPAAEGLTEAEEEELRAELSKVEEEIITLRQVLAAKERHCGELRRKLGLSALEGLKQNLTRSWHDMQGSPAYKKTQETLSQAGQKTSAALSTMGSAISRKLGDMRARPFPHSFSSYSIRHSISMPAMRNSATFKSLEDRVGTIKSKVVGGRENGSDGLPSPAGSGDQPMPGHTPF from the exons ATGGACTCTGCTGGCCAAG ATATCAACCTGAATTCTCCTAACAAAGGTCTGCTGCCTGACGCCATGATGGACGTCCCTGTTGATGCGGCGGGGGCCACCCAGACGCCTGCTGCTGAGGGTCTGACGGaagcggaggaggaggagctcaGGGCCGAGCTCTCAAAG GTGGAAGAGGAGATCATCACTCTGCGCCAGgtgctggcagccaaggaaaggcACTGTGGAGAGCTGAGGCGGAAGCTGGGCCTGTCAGCCCTGGAGGGCCTGAAGCAGAACCTGACTCGCAGCTGGCACGACATGCAGGGCTCTCCCGC CTACAAGAAGACTCAGGAAACGCTCTCTCAGGCAGGACAGAAGACTTCAGCTGCCCTGTCCACCATGGGCTCTGCCATCAGCCGGAAGCTCGGGGACATGCG ggcccgtCCGTTCCCTCACTCCTTTAG CAGCTACTCCATCCGCCACTCAATAAGTATGCCGGCCATGAG gaACTCTGCCACCTTCAAGTCACTCGAAGACCGAGTTGGGACCATAAAG TCCAAGGTGGTGGGTGGCAGAGAGAATGGCAGTGACGGCCTTCCCTCCCCGGCTGGGAGTGGCGACCAGCCCATGCCCGGTCACACGCCCTTCTAA